From the Diadema setosum chromosome 6, eeDiaSeto1, whole genome shotgun sequence genome, the window CAAGTTCAGTGATAAATAAAGTGATGTACCCTCTCTTTCTGCTTCGCCAcccccttcaaaaacttcaaaaccctGTCATTGATGAAGGACTAACCACGCGTGAGTGAAATGTAGGGAGGAATGAAAACAGTTAATAAGTTTGAGGTATCATaaaaatgtgtatcattgttGTAATGTTGATTTCCCGTAGCCATTGGACTGCGTGCAGCCTGAGAATACTCGCGATATTAGTCTTCAATTATTATAAATAATGATgtctcatagcttattctagataaatgacaacaaagggctGTCCGTCTCATACAGCCTTCtctgtaaataccccccccccccccccgaacaacattcactgtagcactgcggttgttttgtgtgaattcaatagtgcagatgagcccattgtctaatgctaagacgggagagctgaatgcttgtttttTCGCTTATTCGTAGAATtggtagaaatgaagcatgCTTTCATACAGATTTTTCTCAGGCATGCGTTATTCGTATTTGACGCGTAAGGtctcatatgaaagaagaaaatatgaatatttgggttatgaactttgtttttcgaaaacGTAACGTTGTAAGTTTGAAAAATTCACTTAAAGTCACCATTTGcgtgtgcaaatgaaaatttgatagcaCCACTTTTCATTGTTccaactcagtcatgcatgaacaaTGAACTTTaagttgtacatcaaatgaaagaagaagagtttatctttccattgatgtatatctcatagagaaaatgtatgatttcgatCGTAAAAAGTTGCACGGAAAcccggtttcgttttttctgggacacgctgtataaaGGCAAAGGCCTGCATAAgctcgacacacacacacacacatacacacagttaACCCTATAAatcccaagctattttgacccctgcGAGCacaagggtgtgtgtgtgtgggggggggggggctgcacaCTGTACcccataacttctttattatatgatgtatcaCCGTCATAATATTATTTGACACGtcggtagagcaactcatactctacatgacgcaacatttgaaatttctcgaGGGTCACCCACTGAggccatcaaaaaaaaaaaaaataaaaaagatatactGACGAAATATGCTGAAATCATGTTTCTTCTAATATTTCTTTATTCAGagtgtataatattatgttgtaTCTTATAccaatcatttttatatttgccACAAAGGAAATGCAAATCAACCTTCACTATGTGTTATGGTTGCAAAATTTCAGGTCAACACACGGGGGTGCTTTTCATTACagtatgatttgattttatttgattttattcatttattcgcTGTATTGCATCATTTACAATTCCTTTTTTTAATCGGGTAAAGTCcgtaggagtggcaaatgaaaatatgataaggGGTACAATTAAATGTACCCCCCTTGGTTTTATAGGGTTAAAACATACAGACAACTGGTACGAGACATGGTTAACTATAAGTATATGTGCAATCATCCCCTGAATTCATTTCACCTTACTCTGtcgttaaagggtgtgtacagttctggtcgaggtgaggatacTATACAGtgtagcttttaacgttttgcgagatatacagaaaccactctattagatgccaaagagcatgcaattctaaggggtatcaaaagtttatttgatgaaaatcggttttgaaatgggtgagatatccaaaaacaaggtggaacaaagagatcctaacaaAAGGTCTGGcttttgccttttattattatcacatttttttggatatctcacaaattttcatcaaataaacgttgaatccttcttaagattatatgcactttcacatttcataaggggtttctcattatcccacATACGAATGTTCGAAGCattgaatccccacctcaacctgTCCTGTTCAGTCCCTTTAAAGCACAATTTTAATATTTCGCACCTACCGTTGTAGCCGACAATCACATTGCGCGAGTTCTTCTGACGACATCAAGTCAGCACTTACTATTCCAACCGATATCTCTATCGTTGTTCTTAGGGATCTCTCACACAACAAGATTCATACCATTATCAGTGGAGTGTTCCACGATTTGACCAGCCTCTATGCTTTGTAAGTACTGTACAACAAAATTATGTTCTGAGACTTTATCCGATATTTTCGATTCATTATGGTTATAGTCAAATCGTTAAGATTGAATCATGTTAATATGTCGTGGCAATAACGATGTTACTAATCACTTTTTTATCATACTGCTCGTCAAATTACTAGCAAATGTATCTGAAAGGactgaaggaaaagaaaacgaCCAGTACTGGGCGTACCATTTTAACCCAATGTTAATGCATGACGTTCTTTCGTGATTCCAATTCTATTTTAGTTGTTGActtaagtttgattttttttttcaaatccatgaacagTTACCTAGTCATACAGTGTAAATGTCTTGATGATCATTTTTTCTGTTAATTTTCACGCAGGAACCTGTCAATGAACGCAGTCCAGCTTCTTCAGTCGCGCACTTTCTCAAGTCAGACAATGCTAAAGTACCTGTAAGAGACGATACAATAATCCTTACCATTGACAGCATTGATGCTACTCTAGATGTTATTGTTTGCTACTATCGTTAATATATATAATCATTGTCATGTAACAGTTATACAGGTTTGCCCTAATGGGCAGACCAGTCATGTTTTAGAGGGTTCaactgattctttcttttttatttttaggtAACTTACCACGCATgttcagttttttgttttctgtctttccAAGTTATCAATTGATAAAAAGACACCTGGGAACATAAATAATCATGTGTTATTTACTTTGCAATTACTTTCATTATTTGTGTATACAATATAATCTCGATGTAAGTCCTTCTTTAAGATGGATGTTgcgtgttgttttgttttttttttttcgtcacagAGCATTGGATAATAATCCAATTACATACATTGAACCAGATGCATTCATCAACCTCACTGAACTGGAATATTTGTAagtagaaaaaaagacaaatgttctaccacttctgggttttttgttgtttttttttttttgttttgtatttgcaACTATTCAACGTTTGACTTTTATAGGTAAACTTGGATGGATTTGTATCCCTGCCTTGACAgtgtgtctttaaaaaaaaaaaaaacctaaaacaaaaacaaaaaacataatttaGCCAAGACCCTTacttcttctttcatttcaagaattcaaaagtgaaaatcaggagaaaacaaataagaaaaagtGCATGTACAACGTGAATTACAAAGCAATTCCGCCATAAAGTAGAATCGTGTCGTAGTATATAAGAGCGTACTCTTTGAAGTAATGCAGATAAATATTGCAATAATTGATGGTCTTtcgtgtgctttttttttctctctcctgtaAGGTTTCTAACAAATGTTAAACTGCACGTTGTTGACAGCAACACAGTGACACCGCTTAAGTCTTTGACAGCTGTGTAAGTATGCCgcgttgtttgtgttttgttctaAACGCTGGTTGGAGAtcattgaatgaaaattgcCCCGCCCCTTGAAATGATATTGGTTAATGATACTATTGAcggataatgataacaatattcatgacaatgatattgataacaatacaagtaatgataataatttgtgAATTTCGTGGGTGTTGAACAAGTAtaagaacacatcactgaagtttaaggaaaatcgacAATCCACTTAAAAGTTTAAAGTTTTTATTAAACCCAATTTCCGTCATCTTTCTTGGGTATAGGGCTACAACAATGTGGGATGTCACAAAAGAGGAACGATTTAAAGAAGATATAAAGAGATTTCAACcgaatttcacatattttaatgaaacaaacgcaaacagaaggaATCCCGTTTtgtttgctcaattttccagtaataaataatattcattctgttcagtttttctgtttgcatttgctacatactcaaaaagctgcatcacttcggtgatccctcgcatttatctccaagttgaattatccttcgggtttatgcaaggttcaagtgtgtacgtgtgtgtcacacacaaacaaactgctatagcttctgacaattccagcattgagaatttagggtttctgggacgaacactgaactggggctttctatagctcagtcgttagagcaccgggctagaaatccggaggtctcgggttcgtaTCCCGaaggaatcccattttctttgctcaattttccactaatctttgaaagtacacattccctcatcTTATTACTGACACATGTGAATGGTAATATTTTCCCCTgcattctttaaaaaagaagcaactccagcattagtgctctttcattaagtCAGAAATACGAAAACCTCttgatttctctttatattttactcAGATCATTAAAAACTGTCAAAACGTTTCTTAGAAGTCGCATTCTTTCAGCATGTTTGAATCTTCCATCTTTTGTTGCGGGTTACGATTAGGAATCTTATCTAGTAATGCCTAATGGGATATATGATGTAGCGTTACAGGTTATCAAGGAGTGGGAGTGAAAGTAAAAAGCGCTGCCCCAGAATGCGTGAGTCTGTTGTTTGTTGGTTCGTATGTttgtatttatgtgtatgtgtttgtgtgtgtggagtgAAGTAGGTGTTATATTTCTCTATCTACGCTGTTACCTGTATACACGTTAAGGACATGTCtgcatttgtttgttaattCGTGCATTCATATGGCAATCAATGATACAAATTAATTTTCACTATTACTCATACTAGATCGACTTCCGATACTCGCCTCTGCTGCCTTGTGGCAAATAGCACGAACTGCACTTCGACCGTCCCAACGAATCCTCTTGACACCTGCGGTAGTCTGTTTCCGAGTGTCGTATTAAGGGTGTTCGGATGGTTAATGGGATTGACCGCCCTCATTGGAAACTGCGTAGTATTGTACCTACGTCTCTTCCAAGCACAAGAAAGCAAGGTCCAGAATCGACTGATCGCAAGTCTTGCCCTGGCTGATTGTGTAATGGCGGTGTACATGTTGATCATAACATCAGCAGATTTGCGTTTTGCTTCAGATTATTTCCTGAATGCGCCGCTGTGGCGGAATTCAGGTCTCTGCCGTTTTGCAGGGTTTCTGGCATTTCTCTCAAGTGAGGCATCTGTGATAAGTTTGACGCTGATAACTATAGATAGGTTCGTATGTATTGTGTTCCCGTTCGGTGGTTGGAAAATTACTACCAAGTGGTGTAGAATCATGCTCTGCATCACTTGGCTTTCTGTTTTTGTGATTTCTCTTCCGACTTTGATTGATAACTCGAAAATACCGGATTTCTATGGACAGTCAGACGTATGCATAGGCCTTCCTCTGCACTTGTCGTCTGGTGGTACAGGTGTCTTAGTCACAACCAAAGAAACTGAATGGAGTAGGGATTTTACAGTCACTTTCGAGTCACTTAGCAGCAAGAAACGTCCCCCATGGATTTACTCAATCGTTGTATTTATTTGCATGAACTTGCTGTCGTTCATCTTTATAGCAGTTTGCTATATTGTAATGTTCGTCAAAGTGAGGCGGTCGGGCAAAGAGTCCACAAACACCGCCTCTCGGTCACGTGAGATCAAAATGGCTCGCAGAATGGCGATTCTGATCGGAACTGATCTTACCTGTTGGATGCCCATCATTTTAATGGGCATACTAAGTCAGACAGGCACAGTCACAATACCAACATCTCTCTATGCCTGGAGTGTTATCTTTATTCTGCCTATCAATTCCTCCCTAAATCCAATGTTGTACACGTTCATGTCTTACTCTGACAAGGGCAAGAGAACACCCAGATCCAAGTAACTCCGGTATCCCCGTACGTCCTATCCAACATAAAAGAGCGGGGAAAACGTAGGCCCTATAATACACTTGTCAAGCACGATTAATTCCTCTAGATGAAAAGCTGCGAAATACATTATTACACAAAATTGGCCAACATGCCTGGAAAAAAGAATCTGAACAGAgcaaaagacaaagaaaagttATATTTCCCACAATATGTCTAGAAAGCATTTCCTTCAACAGGTTTTACAGGATTTCCTATACCCTGATCGCAGGGAGCAAGTTAAAAAACGTCAACTgtataactaaaaaaaaaaaaaaatgtcagagataAAGATGTCGCGATAGAACAAATAGTCCAGCGGATATAGAAAAAATCATGCACTTTATGGTAAAAGCACCATActtggtacacatgtacatgatgccaATACAAGTCATTTCTGATATGGAAGCCACTCTGATTCTCCCTTTGGCGgccgtggcggccatttttcaaaatggccgccatgtgaTATAGCAATGCTGTGTATTTTGGAAACTATAAGTCCGATTGTTGTGATTCTTGTACCAAAGTATAGGTTTTGAGGGTCAAGGATTCCAATAAGATAATTTTTGAGAGGATAAAACCATGGCAACCTACTtcttggcggccattttgaaaaaaaatatggtcaCCATGTTAGATAAAAAGATATCCTTAAAACGCATGGACAAAGGGTCATGACTCTGGTaccaacttatatgttttgggGGTCAAGGATTCCCATAAATTCAAGTGTAAGTGAATATGAATCGCTTCATCCtacgttttggcggccattttaatGAATATGACTGCCATACAACAGAAAATGAATATTGTATATCTTCGAACTCAAAAGATATATAATCACGATTCAAGTGTAAAAGTATAGTTTTGGGGTGACATTTTTCAATTTAACGATGTTTTAGGAAAGTGAATAGGTTCATCACATCCTTTGTTTGGGCGGCCATTTGATAAATATGGCCTCCCTCCAGTTATATAGCGTACGAGTGTTATGATAGCGGGATGCCCATTGCGGATTGATTCTGGTATAAACGTTTGTTTTAGAGACCAACAATTACTTGTTCACTCATTTCAGTATTCTTACGTGGAACATCTGGGTATAGTTGACTTTGGAAGCATTTTGGAAAATATGCTCAACTTCCTTTATAGGATTTCtgtgtgtacagtatgtgaaaaacatgatcttcacaatttcatgtcTGAAGTACATATTTCTCAAGATTATACAGTTTCTAGAAATATAGACTCTCGCTTTCTCTGGTCCCTGGACCAAGGAATGAAAATCATAGTTTCCAACCAATAATATAGTACATCTGTTTTCTTTGGAAATATGACACTAAGTGTGAGAAAACTTCTAAAACTTATTGGGTCACTTTTATACATCAAATGTAAGCACACTACAATTATGTATGTCTGTAAAATCCATGATTGACCAGGCTGTTCTGATACTTACAACTACACTGAATCTTATACATCAAACGATAAAGTAAATATGATAGATATTATACGATACATCTTTACAGGTTTATATCTAATTGTAATTTGCAGCTTAGTGGGTAAAGAATCGGCCtcatgaaaacaaatcagatCTTCTGCCAAAGTTTTGTATCCTATAccaacatcatttcttttagaCAAAGCTGGACAtgataggttttttttttgtgtgtgtgtcatcatcttgacatatgaatatgatgtaCTTGGTCCAGTCTGTTTCTTTCCTAGAAGCTGGTTTCTCGGTTGAAATGAGCTTTGCTTTTGAAACCATGTTATCCTACAAATAAACCCAATTACCAATTACTTAAAAAGATAACATTTTATGTAAATGTGCTTCACAGAGGTAAAGCAAAAAACTtatgtgcacatttttttctacaaatgtgacaaacatttttgttaaatGGATTTGTGGTTGTGAATTTGACCTTTTGATGTACAATTATTTgtaaagaacaagaacaaagaaaaattaaattaTCTGTTTCTGTGTGTAGTTCTACTCTGAATACATTACTTGTTATAGTTGATTTATGCAttaatttttatcaatgattttagCCTCTTGAACAGAATTTCACCCTACCCTAACTCcaaagaaattatacaaatatatgttTGATGCATTTGCCATTCTCATATGGAATAAGGATTAAGGTTTCATAATTCAAAAGCAACTTCGACAGGTAAATGGACAGTGGGCATTTCAACGCAATTTTATAGCGTAACAGCGCCCATCCAAAATATAAACTACAAgaaaaattatgctaatttatgaaTTTAAGGAAAACTTCAAAGAAATACTAATTTGAGGGTTCATGATTATTGGAAGATAAAACTGCAGAATAAAATATTCAGTATACCGATCTTTCTACTTACCGGCACCAGTAGAAATACTGAAGACGTTCTCTAAAGCGCACCTGCATCTACATAACTATGCATTGACGTTCATCACCGCTAATCAATGGATGATCAGGaacaataattgttttggattgTCAGAGCTCATTCGATTCCTTATAATTTTGTGTAACAGTTTTGACAAGGTCAtactatgaaataatgaacaagaACTGAGAACTTTAGAAATCAATAGGTCTTATAAGACTGCaataatcattttttgtttttgtggctCAAAACTGACAGTACACTTATTGTACTTTCCTGTCTATGCAtcaaaaattgggggggggggggagtcttcTATTCCATTCTCACCATTTACTCTACCTAACTgatattcaacataattatctttataGTATTCCAGGTATGCAACAATTGTACTTATGTGATGTTCAACACCTATACTTGAATAGTGGATGTGATAGAGGTATGGTCAATCAACAACAATCCATGAACAATAAAGAACTAATCGCTGCAACAACAAAGGAGTTTTATTTACCAATGATAGGTGAACGATTCTTGTCAATGGGACAATACATATGGCAAGTGAGGGTAAGtaagccactggtctattcaacaaggcgcgtagcgccgcgttgaatagaccagtggcgaatctcgcgccgagtgcggtattacgtgccccaatgcacgaacaaaatcataaattattcgttttaTATAACACCTTGTCCACAATCACAGTACTAAATTAGTGACCACCAACTCATGAAggcccaaaaataaatgtaacaataaGGCCGAGAATTGTAAACCACCCTGTGTACTGCTTTCAAACACTCGTCATGATTCGACCACACAGTCACAGGAATCACAAACTCTGCAGGGTCTATACCTATTctacactaacgttagatcgagtTAGGCCTGACTGTTACTGTTAGGCCGATCTGAGATGTCGGTAGATCTAGTAGTAGGtctagactttgtctatttccgaaaatgattttgtataaaaacacagaaaaataatcaaattacggtttctcaacttgaaatgaagtcttgattttgggatcactgtggtccacgtagcagatcagagtcaaaagtaaaaacacagcaGTAGGTAAGGCCGCAATACATGCAACTAGCTAGGGAAGGTAGCTGCGCGTACACGTTTCACGTTGCATGCAGTACTCCGCTGCGTCTGGTCTGTGAGACTTACCGGCAGCGCAGCGCAGCCGGCCAGCACGTAGTTTGTTGGCGCTTTGCTAAGCTAGTGTGAGCTgagccacagaactctacagTGAGCGGCCGTGCAATAGTAGCCCCCTGCGAAGCCGTGCTATAGTACCTTCGAGCCGTGCAATAGGCCCATGCCAGGGGCCTATTGCATGgctgtcactctcaatgagtttgataggtattttctattgaatgtcatgtgacatgttcttggccaatcacaattcgacatcattctgaggtgttgtataaatatatatatatatatatatatatatatatatatatggtggcCCCTCAGAAAATggaaacgatttttttttttcaaaaccaaAACGAAATTATCCAATTTGGTTCGGTACTTTTCTTTGTagacatgtttttgttgatcattaattgagtatatgaatataagaacgacccaagtccatggaagaccatttcgagtaaactaaaaaaaaaacttcatatcttttttgtttgtccaataatattctatttaactgtgatgggaagccaacattgtatatacaaattagaacatatatttaattatgacaattaacattaacattaattgtggagacgccattttgtgtgatggacttgggtcgttctttgattcatatggacttgggtcgttcttttattcatatacatgaaaTTCTGCTATAgaaatgagagaaggacgagagagggcgctataatatgaatgtaagaatgacccaagtccttcattcttacattcatataagatttaactcatttatttcaggcacttccgggggtaattaggatttatcatttatacacaagatgagtccatgcataagctacaatttcccatgtcaaactgaatttggccaaaaattggacttgggtcgttcttatattcatatactcaatttcttactttattttatcAAAGCTCAGCAACGGAGACTACCCAACAATTGAAGGTGAATTTTCGACAATAATCCTATTCAAGCATTCCACATTGTGATGTGCGGCCTCAATTCTGTTTTAGTCTCCCAAGGCAGTGGCTTTTGTTCGATTCTGAATTTGTTGAAATGAGCTAAGAAATTTACGCTCGACCCGTGTTTACAAAAACATCTGTAGAATAAAAAATCCTCAACCAAATCGGATGATTTTGGTGTCATTCTTCTTCTAGATAGATTGTCTATAActttgtgtcattcatttttgcATAAAGTAATGCAAATGTGCAAATTATTTGCGAAAACTCGCGTTTCCATTCATTCTAGgctacactgtatataatgtgtgtgtgtgtgtgcttgtgtgtgtgtgtgtgtgtgtgtgtgtgtgagtatgcaTACTCTATGTAGTGCGGCAGtcatatttatcaaaatggacCTGAAAACGAGATGTGTTAGTTCTATTCATCAGCAAATGCTTGTTTAAAATCATTGACCCCAATTAGTTTCAAAGACGTACAGTATAGTATTATATTCCACAATTCCACAATTCATGCTATTTTACTCATGttagagaaaattatcaaagcGATCGATGCCAAGTGTCATACAGTAGGTATCTTTCttgactactccaaggcctttgacacaatcaaccatgaaatattattatacaaattacaacACTATGGGATTCGTGGgagggccttggagtggtttgGAAGTTACCTTACTGgaagaactcaatttgttagttTGAATGGCCATGTGTCCAGTTCACAGCCTATAACTTGTGGGGTACCGCAAGGATCCCTTTTAGGTCCGttgttgtttattctttatatgaatGACTTTCGCAGTTCGACCTCTCTGctctattttctactttttgccgatgacaccagtattttttattcaaatcgaaACCCTTATGTTTTACTGAATACTGTAAATACTGAATTAAAATCAGTATCTAAGTGGATTCAGgctaataaattgtcattgaatTTGACTAAGACAAAATTTATGGTTTTTAGCAATAGCAATTTAGCAATCAATATTTTACCTGGTAAGTTGGTTGTAAACGACGTAGAATTGAACCAGGTGGaatatataaaattccttggtctttatattgattgtaagttgacatggaaagttcatgttgattctttgcgtaaattattatcaaaaaatgTAGGTGTTATGTTTAAGTTAAAACAGTTTTTTCCTAAACATGTTCTGcattcattgtacatgtattctactctatttttgccttatataggttatggaatcctggcatggggaaactgctgtacaactagacttaattctttattattgatacagaaaagagctatacggataattaacttcgccacatttttcgaacacactaatgtcttattcttttccagtagaacacttaagatccaggatttatatcactttaatatcgggtcatttatgtatcagttaaactcaggtggtctccctgatgtgttttcttcaatgtttgtcaaaaatactgaaattCATTCTTACCCTACGAGACAAAAAAATGACTTGTATTGGCATCATGTACACGTGTACCAAGTATGGTGCTTTTACCATAATGTGCATGATTCACCCTATATGTGCTCTATATCCGCTGGACTAGAACTAATTCGCAAGGTCTTGCCAGATGGCCATCATATCCCTCTGAGAACTCTTTACTTCCTTAATAGACCTCCGAGAGAGCTTATACAGACGCCTCTAGACACTTCAACGTCATTTCATGCCACCCCCGACGATTCTTGTGCCAATATATTTGTTTGCTCagatcttctttttcttctagaCGCGGGAAAGGACGGAATGGTATAAGACATTTCCCTTAGCTTCAATTAGGTCTGATATTGTGCGTTGAATTGTATACAGTTGTTGCTGCAATAGTCAACTTTCGTTTTGGTACCCTATTGGATCAGGACCCTTTTGCCTATTGGGTCTCTATACAGCGCGCCTACTCAGTGTAGTCCGTCTTCGAAACTTTATGCGGGGATCCTCGTTAAGTTCCCTTAGATTTGTTTTTAGGTGTTCCACTTCTTTTGAGGCTAGCAACACCAGAGCCCAATTGGCCTTTTGCACTGTTCAATGTTGTTAAGTCGTGATTTAGAGCATGATAATAGAGCGGATGTAGGAGTGTGATATTGGTCAAGGAAAAAAGCGACTTTGAATGCTTCTAAGGCTTAAAATAGAGAATCCTTATGCGATACATTAGGATGAAATTCCCCGCTTgatagctctcttttgtattaATAGACATCGTAGTTCTCTGCTCACTGTTTCTCTGAATACGATTTTGCCTTACGAAAAGTTGAGTACTAATTTCAACAGCTACTTGTTACACAGCCTCGGCTCAGAATAACCCTACtttacatttacattaaaaaatatcACTTTGTTTATTGAATGTTCATGGTTGGGACAGAAATATCTGGCGATTTTCAAGACTGTGTATACATTATAgctttgttggaaaaaaaaaacgcaagtGTTTTATTGAATGAATGTGACTAGTCAGGAAAACTTGGCAAGAAAATCGTATATCAGTCATATGATCCCTATTGACTAGTGGAATCTGTTGGTCAGAgctggtatgaaaaaaaaagatacttggTAAACATCAAACCATCATAATTATTCGAAGAAAGGTCAATAGCTTTTGTACGTAACGGCGAATCAAAGTAcagaaaatgttattttgaaaaataatcatatttcaAGGCAAACTTTGTTAAAAAtcgattattattatatcaatgGTGCAACTTCATTGGATGTCAGCGCGTATAATTTTGGTGGAACTTCTCATCATCTCGTAAGGGTGCTGAAGCGTTGagatttcattccttttttaaGTTGCACTGAATTATATGCACACAatattatatgtttgtttgttttttactccgcatcaaaataacattatctACACCGATACTAGCTACAGTAGTGACAATCGTAACATGATAAGCTATTGGCAATTACTCCTTAGTTTAATGTAGCCTATTTTGTGTTTGACATGAAATACCATGTGTACTAATACATGCGTTTGCAAATTTGTCAGTTTTCACAGACTTATTCAATGAGTATTCcattacattatttcattttacattttcgTCCTCATTAACAATGAGGCTAAATCGAAGTTTCAAACAACGACAATGtttatacagctgtacagatACTATGTTATTTTGCTTTTACGTAGAGACAACATAAATGTGCTTATGATGTGTGAACAATGTATGTTTTTTGTTATATTATCGATAATCTAGCGATCTtatcaagtctttttttttcgtaggtTGTTATCACTTCACCGAATTGGCTTACAATTTATCATAATG encodes:
- the LOC140230198 gene encoding G-protein coupled receptor GRL101-like, with translation MSQNCITSLPSAAFKGVDSALMLSLGDNDITEIEPEAFHGLSRLLVLSTSDTRLCCLVANSTNCTSTVPTNPLDTCGSLFPSVVLRVFGWLMGLTALIGNCVVLYLRLFQAQESKVQNRLIASLALADCVMAVYMLIITSADLRFASDYFLNAPLWRNSGLCRFAGFLAFLSSEASVISLTLITIDRFVCIVFPFGGWKITTKWCRIMLCITWLSVFVISLPTLIDNSKIPDFYGQSDVCIGLPLHLSSGGTGVLVTTKETEWSRDFTVTFESLSSKKRPPWIYSIVVFICMNLLSFIFIAVCYIVMFVKVRRSGKESTNTASRSREIKMARRMAILIGTDLTCWMPIILMGILSQTGTVTIPTSLYAWSVIFILPINSSLNPMLYTFMSYSDKGKRTPRSK